From the Euphorbia lathyris chromosome 6, ddEupLath1.1, whole genome shotgun sequence genome, one window contains:
- the LOC136231830 gene encoding vacuolar protein sorting-associated protein 55 homolog, producing MADLPGHMRACLDSGKLAFLAILVSGGIVLQILACALYNNWWPMLTVITYVLLPMPLLFFAGSDSSAMFSESDSSWVNATKFLTGASAVGSIAIPAILKHAGVIGWGALTMELSSFFVFVMAIMCYIRTNDDSGYSML from the exons ATGGCAGACTTACCAGGTCATATGCGTGCCTGTTTGGATTCTGGGAAACTTGCTTTTTTGGCAATCTTGGTCTCTGGTGGAATCGTACTGCAAATTTTG GCATGTGCGCTATACAATAATTGGTGGCCTATGCTAACTG TAATAACGTATGTGCTTCTTCCTATGCCTTTGTTATTCTTTGCTGGTTCTGATAGCTCTGCTATGTTTTCAGAATCTGATAGCAG CTGGGTCAATGCAACCAAGTTCTTGACTGGGGCTTCAGCAGTTGGAAGCATAGCAATACCAGCAATCTTAAAACATGCTGGTGTGATTGGATGGGGAGCACTGACAATGGAGCTTTCTTCATTTTTTGTGTTTGTGATGGCCATAATGTGTTATATACGCACAAATGATGATAGTGGTTACAGCATGCTCTGA
- the LOC136232210 gene encoding uncharacterized protein, which produces MGLLSWFKGNPKLESRPTQPPTDTSKPAILPSEVPGMNGAVEVPRPASNVTVFEFGSVNASADKVTLAGYCPVSDDLEPCRWEILPAADADAPQFRVVF; this is translated from the coding sequence ATGGGTCTCCTCTCCTGGTTCAAAGGAAACCCCAAGCTAGAATCAAGACCCACTCAGCCTCCCACCGATACTTCCAAACCCGCTATCTTGCCATCCGAAGTTCCCGGCATGAATGGCGCTGTAGAGGTCCCTCGCCCCGCCAGTAACGTCACTGTTTTTGAGTTCGGTTCTGTCAATGCTTCTGCCGATAAGGTTACCCTTGCCGGATATTGTCCCGTATCGGACGACCTGGAGCCCTGCCGCTGGGAAATCCTCCCGGCTGCTGATGCTGACGCTCCGCAGTTCCGCGTGGTATTTTGA
- the LOC136232209 gene encoding uncharacterized protein, with amino-acid sequence MANSPKAWYQLPWLHIIRLLALIALFYTSAVSSSNPGISNYHDRCAAVIPESTPTDPEFTIIPFPPNQDGYYLGGDEVLKHQDSSRFYYSPNNRRVLLFRTHKVYRTNVDGVYKVEASLILEPSRIMHGFADSSLTLSSWSRDGALSFEIEGFWSKSSGKLCMVGSASTYSREGKHDSLSALLKLNDVRSESNITSLIRGTLESLSSADDSTYFQPLSLLMFPLMNYTYTEVTKEADYGCMGDADADAAKSSLGLPLSFSFCSAFSRANSFELQYSNDCSSTKNCNPFGGDDGYLPQIMSLSSFQCSDDRRSVRFLVEFQNGSYYSSYSPFNPNKTLVAEGSWNSEKNQLCVVACRISTPTNSLDSSLVEDCSSRLSLRFPAVLSMNTSSTIVGHMWSNKTAGVSGHFDNITFHIYRDNRIEIPGLKYEYTQIDRARNSCRKKQHKRSDGMKYPDGNPYNMQFHSFRIRKVSNLWGYVDLISVGDKIIPMYSYSMSRNSQVKENLQPVNMSYRLSMKSYNASSKSDGGFSISAEGVYDPETGVLCMAGCKNLESNNQIRTNSPLECEIIVDVQFPPLNSGDRIKGLIKSTREKSSPQYFESLSFSAVPYYSQGIWRMNCEIVMSLISITLVCVFVGCQILYVKKHRNVIPFVSLLMLVVLTLGQMMPLVLNFEALFFSKQNGQSFRGSSGSLLEVNEVTVRTVTMVAFLLQVRLLQLVLSARLADANQKAAWIAEAKTLCVSLPLCIVGGLIALAINWKKYEFGGQDRMMNFTYIDSKQHSLWMDLRSYAGLILDGFLVPQIILNIFHNSRQNVLSCFFYMGTAFVRVLPHAYDLFRAHYYVDGFDWSYVYADPAGDYYSTAWDMIIPAGCVLFCGIIYVQQRNGGRYFLPKMLKETAGYQKVPVFADL; translated from the coding sequence ATGGCTAACTCTCCAAAAGCATGGTATCAACTCCCATGGCTTCACATTATAAGGTTACTAGCCCTCATCGCTTTGTTCTACACAAGTGCTGTGTCTTCCTCCAACCCTGGCATCTCAAATTACCATGATCGATGTGCTGCGGTCATCCCTGAATCAACACCAACTGATCCAGAATTCACCATCATCCCTTTTCCTCCAAATCAGGATGGTTACTACCTTGGTGGGGATGAAGTATTGAAGCATCAAGATTCATCCCGCTTCTATTACTCACCAAACAACAGAAGAGTTCTTTTGTTCCGCACCCATAAAGTCTATAGGACTAATGTTGATGGTGTCTACAAGGTTGAAGCGAGTTTGATCCTCGAACCTAGCCGTATTATGCACGGATTCGCGGATTCTTCCCTGACCTTGTCTTCTTGGTCTCGAGATGGTGCATTGAGTTTTGAGATAGAAGGGTTTTGGTCCAAATCCAGTGGGAAGCTCTGCATGGTTGGCTCAGCTTCTACATACTCCCGAGAAGGTAAACATGATAGTCTTTCTGCTCTTCTTAAGCTTAATGATGTTAGAAGTGAAAGTAATATCACTAGTTTAATTAGAGGGACACTGGAAAGTCTCAGCTCTGCCGATGATTCAACCTATTTTCAGCCACTTTCTCTATTGATGTTCCCTTTGATGAATTACACATACACTGAGGTTACAAAAGAAGCTGATTATGGATGTATGGGTGATGCTGATGCTGATGCTGCGAAGAGTTCACTCGGGTTACCGTTGAGTTTTTCTTTCTGTTCAGCATTTTCACGGGCGAATTCATTTGAACTACAATATTCAAATGATTGCAGTTCTACAAAGAATTGTAATCCTTTTGGAGGGGATGACGGATATTTGCCTCAGATCATGTCTTTAAGCTCATTTCAATGTTCAGATGATAGACGGAGTGTACGATTTCTTGTAGAATTCCAGAACGGCAGCTATTACAGTTCTTACTCCCCATTTAATCCAAACAAAACATTGGTTGCTGAAGGATCATGGAATTCAGAGAAGAATCAATTATGCGTTGTTGCTTGTAGAATCTCAACTCCAACCAACTCTTTGGATAGTTCTCTAGTTGAGGATTGTTCGTCGCGGTTGAGTTTGAGATTTCCTGCAGTTTTGTCAATGAACACTAGTAGCACAATAGTTGGACATATGTGGAGTAACAAAACTGCGGGAGTCTCTGGTCACTTTGATAATATAACTTTTcatatttacagagataatagaATTGAGATTCCAGGATTGAAGTACGAGTATACGCAGATTGACAGAGCTAGAAATTCATGCCGAAAAAAGCAGCATAAGAGAAGTGATGGAATGAAGTATCCAGATGGGAATCCATATAACATGCAATTCCATTCCTTCAGAATTCGCAAAGTCAGCAACTTATGGGGCTACGTTGATCTTATTTCTGTGGGAGATAAAATTATTCCGATGTATAGTTACTCCATGTCGAGGAATTCGCAGGTTAAAGAAAATCTTCAGCCAGTGAACATGAGTTACAGACTGAGCATGAAATCATACAATGCTTCTTCAAAGAGTGATGGAGGTTTCTCAATTTCTGCTGAAGGGGTTTATGATCCTGAAACAGGAGTTCTGTGTATGGCAGGCTGCAAAAACTTAGAGTCAAATAATCAGATAAGAACAAACAGCCCATTGGAGTGCGAAATCATTGTTGATGTCCAGTTTCCTCCGTTGAATTCAGGAGATCGAATCAAGGGGCTAATTAAAAGTACAAGAGAAAAGTCATCTCCTCAATACTTCGAATCCCTTTCATTCTCTGCAGTTCCATATTACAGTCAGGGAATATGGAGAATGAACTGTGAGATCGTAATGTCTTTGATATCTATTACTCTTGTTTGTGTTTTTGTAGGATGCCAAATCTTGTATGTGAAGAAACATCGCAATGTCATTCCTTTCGTCTCACTTCTCATGCTTGTAGTCCTCACACTCGGACAAATGATGCCTCTAGTGCTAAACTTCGAAGCGTTGTTCTTTTCGAAACAAAATGGCCAATCTTTCCGCGGTAGTTCCGGGAGTTTGCTTGAAGTCAATGAGGTAACAGTAAGAACGGTAACAATGGTAGCATTCTTGCTGCAAGTCCGGCTTCTGCAACTTGTTTTGTCTGCACGATTAGCTGATGCAAACCAGAAGGCTGCCTGGATTGCAGAGGCGAAAACACTCTGTGTTTCTCTGCCATTATGCATAGTTGGAGGCTTGATTGCTTTGGCAATAAATTGGAAGAAGTACGAATTCGGGGGGCAGGACAGGATGATGAACTTTACTTACATTGACAGCAAACAGCATTCACTTTGGATGGACTTAAGGTCTTATGCAGGACTGATACTCGACGGTTTCCTTGTCCCTCAAATCATCCTCAACATTTTCCACAACTCAAGACAGAATGTTCTGTCTTGTTTCTTCTACATGGGAACAGCATTCGTGCGGGTGCTACCACACGCATATGATCTATTCCGTGCACATTACTATGTGGATGGTTTTGATTGGTCATATGTATATGCAGATCCTGCTGGAGATTATTATTCCACTGCTTGGGACATGATAATTCCTGCAGGTTGTGTGTTGTTTTGTGGAATCATATACGTCCAGCAGCGAAATGGTGGTCGTTATTTCTTGCCAAAgatgttgaaggagactgcGGGATATCAGAAGGTGCCAGTTTTTGCTGATTTGTAA